Part of the Candidatus Bathyarchaeota archaeon genome is shown below.
GCTCAGACTCTATTCTGAGGCGCTGTCTAGCCAAGGGAGCCGATCACGCCATCCTCCTTAGAGACGAGGCCTTTGAAGGGTCCGATGCCTACGCCACAGCAAAGACCCTCCATGCGGCGATCAGTGGCCTCGAATACGACCTTGTGTTCACCGGGGCCCGATCGGGGGATCACAACTACTCCGCCGTGGGGGGCATCCTTGCAGCACTCCTTGGGGTTGCCCACGCGCAACTGGTAAAGAAGGTCAAAGTCGTGAATAGGTCGCTTATAGTCCACCGGGAGCTAGAGGAGGGCCTCGAAGAGGCCCTTGAGCTGCCTATGCCTGCTCTCCTCGGGATCCAAACAGGGATTAACGAGCCCCGGTACGTCTCCATCATGGGGATCAGGAAAGCAAGGAAGAAAGAGCTCACGGTCATGGACCTCAATAACCTCCGCCTCAATAGGGAAGAGGTCGGGGAGACGGGTTCCTGGCTGAAAGTCCAGCGAATCTACGCGCCCCTCATAGAGAAAGAGACTGAGATCATCACCGGGAGTCCAGAAGATGTAGTAGGGAGGCTTGTCGAGGTTTTCAAGTACAGGGGGCTGATCTAGCTGGTAGGCATTCTCATATTAGCAGAACACAGGAAGGGGTGCCTCAGGGAAATCACCTATGAGCTTCTCGCTAAAGGCATGATGGTCGCCAAATCACGAGGGCTAGAGCTGTCAGTCATACTTCTTGGATCTGGATGCTCAGAGCTCGCAGGTGAACTCGCTTATCACGCGGACAAAGTCATCGTCGTGAACCACCCGAACCTTGCTGAGTTTAACGCCGAGGCGTACAGGAAGGTTCTCGTTAGTTTTATCGCCAATAGGATACCTCGCCTCACCCTTATCGGCCACACCTCCTGCGGCCTAGATCTCGCCCCAGCCCTTGCGATAGAGTTGGGTATCCCTCTTGCTACAGACTGTATTGATCTGAGGCTGGATGGGAGGAGTCTCATCGTCACCCGCCAGGTCTACGGGGGAAAACTGAACATTGAAGGGGTTCTTAAGGAAGCGGATAATTATGTCGCCACCATTCGCCCTGTGACCTTCAAACCAGGGGAGCCCCGGACTCGGCCGGGGGAGATAATTTCTCTGGAATATCCCAAGGATATCAAGCTTGGGACCCGCTTCATAGGCTTCGTGGAACCTCCTCCGGGGGAGGTGGACATCACAGATGCAGAGGTCATTGTTTCTGTTGGAAGGGGCATCAAAGAGGAGAAGAACATCTCTATAGCCAAGAAGCTCGCCGAGGCATTGAAGGGGGAGCTGGGGTGCTCAAGACCAGTAGTGGACAAGGGATGGCTTCCTAAGGAGCGGCAAGTAGGATCCTCTGGAAAGACAGTGAAACCTAAGCTCTACATCGCCTCAGGGATAAGCGGAAGCTTTCAACACATGATGGGAATGAAGAACTCAGAGCTCATCGTCGCAGTTAACAGGGACCCAAAGGCACCCATTTTC
Proteins encoded:
- a CDS encoding electron transfer flavoprotein subunit beta/FixA family protein, whose amino-acid sequence is MVCVKQVPVTAEVDLLVDESGRRIDSRGLVMEMNEWDEYAIEEALLIKERIGGTVTAITMGPMSSDSILRRCLAKGADHAILLRDEAFEGSDAYATAKTLHAAISGLEYDLVFTGARSGDHNYSAVGGILAALLGVAHAQLVKKVKVVNRSLIVHRELEEGLEEALELPMPALLGIQTGINEPRYVSIMGIRKARKKELTVMDLNNLRLNREEVGETGSWLKVQRIYAPLIEKETEIITGSPEDVVGRLVEVFKYRGLI
- a CDS encoding electron transfer flavoprotein subunit alpha/FixB family protein is translated as MLAEHRKGCLREITYELLAKGMMVAKSRGLELSVILLGSGCSELAGELAYHADKVIVVNHPNLAEFNAEAYRKVLVSFIANRIPRLTLIGHTSCGLDLAPALAIELGIPLATDCIDLRLDGRSLIVTRQVYGGKLNIEGVLKEADNYVATIRPVTFKPGEPRTRPGEIISLEYPKDIKLGTRFIGFVEPPPGEVDITDAEVIVSVGRGIKEEKNISIAKKLAEALKGELGCSRPVVDKGWLPKERQVGSSGKTVKPKLYIASGISGSFQHMMGMKNSELIVAVNRDPKAPIFSIADYGVVDDLFMVLPALTKKISNLKGSE